One part of the Thiothrix nivea DSM 5205 genome encodes these proteins:
- a CDS encoding Uma2 family endonuclease — translation MSAAYELSLSSDHHISEADYLEAEKSSEERHEYVDGQIYLMAGASKRHNRIARNFITQMETAAQEKNCEVFFGSMWNTVGN, via the coding sequence ATGTCGGCAGCATACGAATTATCACTATCATCTGATCACCACATCAGTGAAGCTGATTACCTGGAAGCTGAGAAATCCTCTGAAGAACGTCATGAGTATGTGGACGGGCAGATTTACCTGATGGCAGGCGCGAGCAAACGGCACAACCGCATTGCCAGAAATTTCATTACACAGATGGAAACAGCCGCCCAGGAAAAAAACTGCGAAGTGTTTTTTGGCTCTATGTGGAATACCGTGGGTAACTGA
- a CDS encoding ISL3 family transposase, producing MNSDTLFGMALGLTSPWQVDSIDFSGTEGRQELHIRISFARGSRFADQSGEPCPVHDTVERRWQHLNFFEHTCYLHCRVPRIRTGSGQVETVAVPWARPGSGFTLLFEALAMALIEREMPVNRVAELMRVNPQRIWTVFNHWVCEGRQQDDPSGITRLGVDETSTRKGHNYITVGVDLDARRVVHATEGKGKETLSQIQKHLASHEVKPSQITDVSIDLSPAFIAGVGEAFPDAAITFDHFHVTQLLNKAMDKVRKLERKEHADLKGHKYTFLKNYDNLSEQQEQSLAAFITLYPTLGTAHRLKVLFNDLWTMPDRKTAEAFLQQWCDEVDSAGIPAFQTFANTVRAHWSGIIRFVESHISNGILEGINHKIQLAKRRARGFRNTHNLINMVYFLCGKLEFSYPRYST from the coding sequence ATGAACAGCGACACACTATTTGGAATGGCCTTGGGGCTGACCTCACCTTGGCAGGTGGACAGCATCGACTTCAGCGGGACGGAAGGACGCCAGGAATTGCACATCCGTATCAGCTTCGCGCGTGGCAGCCGTTTTGCCGACCAAAGCGGGGAACCTTGCCCGGTGCATGACACGGTGGAGCGGCGTTGGCAGCACCTGAACTTCTTTGAGCATACCTGTTACCTGCATTGCCGTGTCCCGCGCATCCGCACCGGATCGGGTCAGGTTGAGACGGTTGCCGTCCCCTGGGCGCGTCCCGGAAGTGGCTTCACGCTGCTGTTTGAGGCGCTGGCCATGGCACTGATCGAACGGGAGATGCCGGTCAACCGGGTGGCGGAACTGATGCGGGTCAACCCGCAACGCATCTGGACGGTGTTCAACCACTGGGTTTGTGAAGGCCGCCAGCAGGATGACCCGTCCGGCATCACCCGGCTGGGGGTGGACGAGACCTCCACCCGCAAAGGGCACAACTACATCACCGTGGGGGTTGACCTGGATGCCCGCCGCGTCGTCCATGCCACCGAAGGCAAGGGCAAGGAAACGCTGTCCCAGATCCAGAAACACCTAGCCAGCCATGAGGTGAAACCGTCACAAATCACCGATGTCAGCATTGACCTGTCGCCTGCATTCATTGCCGGGGTAGGGGAAGCCTTCCCGGATGCCGCCATCACCTTTGACCATTTCCACGTCACCCAGTTGCTGAACAAGGCCATGGACAAGGTGCGCAAGCTGGAGCGCAAGGAACATGCCGACCTCAAAGGCCACAAGTACACCTTCCTGAAAAACTACGATAACCTGTCAGAACAGCAGGAGCAGTCACTGGCAGCGTTCATCACCCTCTACCCCACGCTGGGTACTGCCCACCGTCTCAAGGTGCTGTTCAACGACCTGTGGACAATGCCCGACAGGAAAACGGCGGAAGCCTTCCTGCAACAATGGTGTGATGAGGTGGATTCTGCTGGCATCCCGGCCTTCCAGACGTTTGCCAACACCGTCCGGGCGCACTGGTCGGGGATCATCCGGTTCGTTGAATCACACATCTCCAACGGCATCCTCGAAGGCATCAACCACAAAATACAGTTGGCCAAACGGCGGGCGCGGGGGTTCCGCAATACCCACAACCTCATCAACATGGTTTACTTCCTGTGCGGCAAACTGGAGTTCAGTTACCCACGGTATTCCACATAG
- a CDS encoding transposase, which translates to MNELTMLLGCLSCLLDSSTLRQLTAISEALLTMTGRITLLGISRWTGKGGSYRTIQRFFVKPLPWGKLNWTLAKASVKASTGAILIAGDATTVTKSGKETFGLGRFFSSIYSRAVPGIAFQTLSLVDTATRKSWPILMEQIQPPPKPETPAQPKVAKTHQRRGRPKGSKNRNSRDVQPNAEMLQVQTMLKTLLGLVGDTVQPAYFVYDGAFGNPAAVQMTRQTGLHLISKLRSNSALHFQWEGVYSGKGRRRTYGERVDYDNLPATHLKSEQTHHNIRTRTYPFKAIHKKFADPLNVAIIHKENLKTGKTAKVILFSTDLELEADDLVDDYRLRFQIEFNFRDAKQHWGLEDFMVTRQQAVFNSANLSLFMVNVSQTLLAASDEAGILDLKARYHGLCYAREAFKILPETAKVINFEDWIRNVPILGRVHERKMAA; encoded by the coding sequence ATGAACGAACTTACCATGCTTCTTGGCTGCCTGTCTTGCCTACTGGATAGCAGCACCCTGCGCCAACTGACTGCCATCAGTGAGGCATTGCTCACGATGACAGGGCGTATCACCTTGTTGGGGATCAGCCGCTGGACAGGCAAAGGTGGCAGCTACCGGACGATCCAGCGCTTTTTCGTGAAGCCCCTGCCGTGGGGCAAGTTGAACTGGACGTTGGCCAAGGCATCGGTGAAAGCCTCAACCGGAGCCATCCTGATAGCTGGTGATGCCACCACCGTCACCAAATCCGGGAAGGAGACCTTTGGCCTGGGACGCTTTTTCTCTTCCATTTACTCCCGCGCGGTTCCCGGCATTGCGTTCCAGACACTATCGTTGGTGGATACCGCAACACGGAAGTCCTGGCCCATCCTGATGGAGCAAATCCAACCCCCACCCAAACCGGAAACGCCAGCCCAACCCAAGGTAGCCAAAACCCACCAGCGCAGGGGACGGCCCAAAGGCTCGAAAAACCGTAACAGCCGTGATGTCCAACCCAATGCAGAAATGCTCCAGGTGCAGACGATGCTGAAAACACTGCTTGGGCTGGTCGGGGATACCGTGCAACCGGCTTACTTCGTCTACGATGGCGCGTTTGGCAACCCTGCCGCCGTACAGATGACACGGCAAACCGGCTTGCACCTTATTTCCAAGCTGCGCAGCAACTCTGCGCTGCACTTCCAATGGGAAGGCGTTTATTCCGGCAAGGGGCGGCGGCGCACCTATGGGGAGCGGGTGGATTATGACAACCTGCCCGCCACCCACCTGAAGTCCGAACAAACCCATCACAACATCCGCACCCGTACCTACCCGTTCAAGGCCATCCACAAAAAATTTGCCGACCCTTTGAATGTGGCCATCATCCACAAGGAAAACCTCAAAACCGGCAAAACGGCCAAGGTCATCTTGTTCAGCACTGACCTGGAACTGGAAGCAGATGACCTGGTGGATGACTACCGCCTGAGATTCCAGATCGAGTTCAACTTCCGCGACGCCAAACAACACTGGGGGCTGGAAGATTTCATGGTGACACGACAACAGGCGGTCTTCAATTCCGCCAATTTGTCCCTGTTCATGGTCAATGTCTCCCAGACATTATTGGCTGCCTCGGATGAGGCGGGCATCCTTGACCTGAAGGCACGCTACCACGGCCTCTGTTACGCCCGCGAGGCATTTAAAATACTTCCTGAAACCGCCAAAGTGATTAATTTTGAGGACTGGATCAGGAATGTTCCCATCCTGGGGCGGGTTCATGAACGTAAAATGGCGGCTTAG
- the tnpC gene encoding IS66 family transposase, protein MDLAPPPAPKTTSHSDLDAARLRQLLAQQEAEFAAVLKQRDHHIQLLEEMLRLAKIQRFSAQSEKLPFQIDLFDEAELATALEDIAGRLPEAEPARPRPSQRQRGFPPGLKRQRVELLLGDAEKAGATRTFFTKVKEELDYIPAQLVVLEYWQEKAVFAAGASQDPAPATADGGPTLVAAARPPHPLGKCHASLNLLTQVIIAKYADGLPLYRLEGIFKRHGAELSRSSMAHWIIRLEDSFKPLLNLLRETQNSGAYLQGDETRIQVLKEDGKTAQADKWMWVVRGGPPNQVAVLFEYDPSRAGSVPERLLMDFHGIFQADGYSGYAAVCRNNAITRIGCWDHARRKFVEAVKAAGGKQARGKPTLADIALGMIRRLYRIEDNIKGLDTAEKYRLRQQLSVPLLNELKTWLETQVGKVMKGGLTRKAMEYCLNQWEYLSGYCQRGDLHISNVLAENAIRPFAVGRKAWLFADTPHGARASAACYSLIETAKANGLEPYAYIRYLLEHIAQADTLEKWEALLPWNVPLEKCAKKVPFFDKGK, encoded by the coding sequence ATGGATTTAGCACCGCCGCCAGCCCCCAAAACCACATCCCATAGCGACCTGGACGCTGCCCGCCTGCGCCAGTTGCTGGCGCAGCAAGAGGCGGAATTTGCCGCCGTCCTGAAACAGCGTGACCACCATATCCAGCTCCTGGAAGAAATGCTGCGCCTGGCCAAAATACAGCGGTTTAGCGCCCAGTCTGAAAAGCTCCCCTTCCAGATTGACCTGTTTGATGAAGCCGAGTTGGCAACCGCGCTGGAGGACATCGCCGGACGACTGCCGGAGGCGGAACCCGCCAGGCCCCGCCCCAGCCAACGCCAGCGCGGCTTCCCGCCCGGGCTGAAGCGCCAACGGGTGGAGCTGTTGTTGGGTGATGCGGAAAAAGCCGGGGCGACCCGCACGTTTTTCACCAAGGTCAAGGAAGAGCTGGACTACATCCCGGCGCAACTGGTGGTGCTGGAATACTGGCAGGAAAAAGCCGTGTTTGCCGCCGGGGCCAGCCAGGATCCCGCCCCGGCAACGGCAGATGGCGGGCCAACGCTGGTCGCCGCCGCCCGTCCGCCCCATCCGTTGGGCAAATGCCATGCCAGCCTCAACCTGCTGACGCAGGTCATCATCGCCAAATACGCCGATGGCCTGCCCCTGTACCGCCTGGAGGGCATTTTCAAACGCCACGGCGCGGAACTCAGCCGCAGCAGCATGGCCCACTGGATCATCCGTCTGGAGGACAGCTTCAAACCCCTGCTCAACCTGCTGCGCGAAACCCAGAACAGCGGCGCTTACCTGCAAGGCGATGAAACCCGCATCCAGGTGCTGAAGGAGGACGGCAAAACCGCCCAGGCCGACAAATGGATGTGGGTGGTGCGGGGCGGCCCGCCGAACCAGGTGGCGGTCTTGTTTGAATACGACCCCAGCCGGGCGGGGAGCGTCCCCGAACGCCTACTGATGGACTTCCACGGCATTTTCCAGGCCGACGGCTATTCCGGTTACGCCGCCGTGTGCCGCAACAACGCCATCACCCGCATTGGCTGCTGGGACCATGCCCGCCGCAAGTTCGTGGAGGCCGTCAAGGCGGCGGGCGGCAAACAGGCCCGTGGCAAACCCACCCTGGCGGATATTGCCCTGGGCATGATCCGCAGGCTCTACCGCATCGAGGACAACATCAAGGGCCTGGACACGGCGGAGAAATACCGCCTGCGCCAGCAGTTGAGCGTGCCCCTGCTCAACGAACTGAAAACCTGGCTGGAAACGCAGGTCGGCAAGGTGATGAAAGGCGGCCTCACCCGCAAGGCGATGGAATACTGCCTCAACCAGTGGGAATACCTGAGTGGCTACTGCCAACGCGGCGACCTGCATATCAGCAATGTGCTGGCGGAGAACGCCATCCGCCCCTTTGCCGTGGGCCGCAAAGCCTGGCTGTTTGCCGACACCCCGCATGGCGCGCGCGCCAGCGCCGCCTGTTATTCCCTGATTGAAACCGCCAAGGCCAACGGCCTCGAACCGTATGCCTATATCCGCTATCTGCTGGAGCATATCGCCCAGGCCGACACCCTGGAAAAATGGGAGGCCCTCCTGCCATGGAATGTGCCGCTGGAGAAATGTGCGAAAAAAGTCCCTTTTTTTGACAAGGGCAAGTAG
- the tnpB gene encoding IS66 family insertion sequence element accessory protein TnpB (TnpB, as the term is used for proteins encoded by IS66 family insertion elements, is considered an accessory protein, since TnpC, encoded by a neighboring gene, is a DDE family transposase.) gives MARYFRPAGEMPDIYLYRPPIDFRKAAQGLAAIVAQELGHDPFAGALYAFTNRQRTKIKCLYWEDNGFVLYYKALAEEKFHWPQTGDGGVMALTAQQINWLLDGYDISLLKGHKKLCYGALF, from the coding sequence ATGGCCCGTTATTTCCGCCCCGCCGGGGAGATGCCGGACATTTACCTTTACCGCCCGCCCATTGATTTCCGCAAGGCCGCCCAGGGGCTGGCGGCGATCGTGGCGCAGGAATTGGGCCACGACCCGTTTGCCGGGGCGCTGTACGCCTTCACCAACCGCCAGCGCACGAAAATCAAATGCCTGTATTGGGAAGACAATGGCTTTGTGCTGTATTACAAAGCCCTGGCGGAAGAGAAGTTCCATTGGCCGCAAACGGGGGATGGCGGGGTGATGGCGCTGACGGCCCAGCAGATCAACTGGCTGCTGGACGGTTATGACATCAGCCTGCTCAAAGGGCATAAAAAGTTGTGCTACGGGGCGCTGTTTTAG
- the tnpA gene encoding IS66 family insertion sequence element accessory protein TnpA encodes MNPGQDGRLAYWQAQLQRFQSSGLSGVQYCEQEQLSYHGFVYWRRKLCGTAGKPPGDGKRPVLPEPSGFVTVRPAQPGTDARTGDGLELSLPNGLVIRNIHPGNVALLRRLLGQL; translated from the coding sequence ATGAATCCAGGTCAAGATGGGCGTCTGGCGTACTGGCAAGCCCAGCTCCAACGCTTCCAGTCCTCCGGCCTTTCCGGAGTCCAGTATTGTGAACAGGAACAGTTGAGTTACCACGGCTTTGTCTACTGGCGGCGCAAATTATGCGGTACGGCGGGCAAGCCGCCCGGGGATGGCAAACGCCCGGTATTGCCAGAGCCTTCCGGTTTCGTGACTGTCCGCCCGGCGCAGCCGGGGACAGACGCCCGGACGGGCGATGGCCTGGAGCTGTCCCTGCCGAATGGCCTGGTGATCAGGAATATCCACCCCGGCAATGTGGCCTTGCTGCGCCGGTTGCTGGGGCAGTTGTAA
- a CDS encoding GFA family protein: MTDRNYIGSCLCGKVQFKITGEIKDIVCCHCSQCRKAQGSAYATNGNVDSDEFRFIQGEHELAAYQSTPKETKYFCKYCGSPIFSKNTLAPKNIRIRLGTLETDIIEKPIGHIFIGSKANWEDIEGKLPQYKEYEPSRK; encoded by the coding sequence ATGACTGATAGAAACTATATTGGCAGTTGTCTTTGCGGGAAAGTTCAATTCAAAATAACTGGAGAAATAAAAGACATAGTGTGCTGTCATTGTTCACAATGCCGTAAAGCACAAGGCAGCGCATATGCTACAAATGGAAATGTAGATAGTGATGAATTTCGTTTCATTCAAGGTGAACATGAACTTGCCGCTTATCAATCAACGCCAAAAGAAACAAAGTATTTCTGCAAATATTGTGGCTCACCAATTTTTAGCAAAAATACCTTAGCCCCAAAAAATATTAGAATTCGCTTAGGTACATTAGAGACTGACATTATCGAGAAACCAATAGGGCATATTTTTATAGGCTCAAAAGCAAATTGGGAAGATATTGAAGGTAAACTACCCCAATATAAAGAATATGAACCAAGTAGAAAATAA
- a CDS encoding type II toxin-antitoxin system PemK/MazF family toxin, with protein sequence MKRGEIWWASLEEPRGSEPGYKRPVVIISSDAFNQSKIQTVIVAIVTSNLRLANAPGNISIAKRDSGLSKESVINVSQILTLDKSFLVEKVGRLPDKKISALDEGLKLSLSIF encoded by the coding sequence ATGAAAAGAGGAGAAATATGGTGGGCTTCTCTTGAAGAACCCCGAGGCTCAGAGCCGGGTTACAAAAGACCTGTTGTGATCATTTCATCTGACGCTTTCAACCAAAGCAAAATACAAACCGTGATTGTTGCCATAGTGACCTCAAATTTACGGTTGGCAAATGCCCCAGGCAATATTTCCATAGCTAAAAGAGATTCAGGACTCTCAAAAGAATCTGTTATCAATGTGTCACAGATACTGACCCTTGATAAATCTTTTCTAGTTGAGAAGGTGGGTAGATTGCCTGACAAAAAAATATCAGCACTTGATGAAGGCTTAAAATTAAGTTTATCCATCTTCTAA
- a CDS encoding transposase, whose translation MSQKRSFYQQAKPLDRWVFLWLLGHLEKKYGQDHILFADEAGFYSTERYEWGWAKKGEPCDIPSPGGRGHKRNWISAIRASDQSWQMPWVVTGNINRMIVEQWLKALGKSLQQGQEKPKPYVLVWDNASFHLGGDLEAIAMKYQIRIIQLPAYSPDLNPIGAMLGNLETLCASGHGKR comes from the coding sequence TTGAGCCAAAAACGTTCTTTCTACCAGCAAGCCAAACCGCTAGACCGCTGGGTTTTCCTGTGGCTACTTGGGCATCTGGAGAAAAAATACGGTCAGGATCATATCCTGTTTGCGGACGAGGCAGGATTCTACAGTACCGAACGCTATGAGTGGGGCTGGGCAAAAAAAGGGGAGCCTTGTGACATCCCCAGCCCTGGAGGCCGGGGACATAAACGCAACTGGATCAGCGCTATCCGCGCCTCTGATCAAAGCTGGCAAATGCCGTGGGTAGTGACCGGCAACATTAACCGGATGATTGTTGAACAATGGTTGAAAGCCTTGGGAAAATCGTTGCAGCAAGGTCAGGAAAAGCCCAAACCTTATGTGCTTGTCTGGGACAACGCGAGCTTCCATTTAGGCGGTGACCTGGAGGCGATTGCCATGAAATACCAGATTCGTATCATTCAGTTACCCGCTTATTCGCCTGATCTCAACCCCATCGGGGCAATGCTGGGCAACCTTGAAACATTATGCGCGTCTGGCCATGGGAAAAGGTAG
- a CDS encoding IS4/Tn5 family transposase DNA-binding protein — protein MNWSSTELNDLDLGDSRLEVRAATILNAMLQAPQSSIPKA, from the coding sequence ATGAACTGGTCATCCACCGAACTTAACGATCTTGACTTGGGAGACAGCCGTCTCGAAGTCCGCGCCGCCACGATCCTCAACGCCATGTTGCAAGCACCGCAATCCAGCATCCCCAAGGCTTGA
- a CDS encoding IS701 family transposase — translation MRRPKRPPTANCTLPMYMGFLMSEPKSSTCTRLSEVMGISHDSVNRFLLREAYEPKDLFNEASRLLNLVGGTLNVDDSTLDKPYSQHMELVGHFWSGKHHRVVKGLNLITLYYSDPQGRSLPVNYRVYDKAEGKTKNDYFLDMLEDVLAWGLQPAFMTGDSWYSCVGNLKTVRNHRMGFLFAVESNRRVSTEKGSWVQVQKLDIPADGLRVWLREFGEVKLFRTQLKDQLRHYVVFLPNADAYDTFQQADFQTLHDQHWQIEQYHRMIKQVCHIEKFQVRGNVPIRNHIFAALCSYVHLQQMQFVDIISNAYQWQRDLYTDAVAAFVSRFMQGKQHLNPQFQAAVNA, via the coding sequence ATAAGAAGGCCCAAACGCCCACCGACAGCCAATTGCACCCTGCCAATGTACATGGGGTTTCTGATGAGTGAACCGAAATCAAGCACCTGCACCCGCCTGTCGGAAGTGATGGGCATCTCGCATGACAGTGTAAACCGCTTCCTGTTGCGGGAAGCCTATGAGCCAAAAGACCTGTTCAACGAAGCATCGCGGCTGCTGAACCTGGTGGGCGGGACATTGAATGTGGATGACAGTACGCTGGACAAACCCTACAGCCAGCATATGGAGCTGGTTGGACACTTCTGGTCAGGCAAGCACCACCGGGTGGTCAAGGGGCTGAACCTGATCACGTTGTATTACAGTGACCCGCAAGGGCGCAGCCTGCCGGTCAACTACCGGGTGTATGACAAGGCAGAGGGCAAGACCAAGAATGATTATTTCCTCGACATGCTGGAGGACGTGTTGGCATGGGGGCTGCAACCCGCCTTCATGACCGGGGATAGCTGGTATTCCTGTGTGGGCAACCTCAAAACGGTAAGAAACCACCGCATGGGGTTCCTGTTCGCTGTGGAAAGCAACCGCCGGGTATCCACCGAAAAGGGGTCATGGGTGCAGGTACAGAAACTGGACATCCCTGCTGACGGGCTGAGGGTCTGGTTACGCGAATTTGGCGAGGTAAAGCTGTTTCGGACGCAGTTAAAAGACCAACTGCGCCATTACGTGGTTTTCCTCCCGAATGCTGACGCCTATGACACCTTCCAGCAAGCGGATTTCCAGACCCTGCATGACCAGCATTGGCAGATTGAGCAATACCACCGCATGATCAAGCAGGTCTGCCATATCGAGAAATTCCAGGTACGCGGCAACGTCCCGATACGTAACCATATCTTTGCCGCCTTGTGCAGCTATGTCCACCTGCAACAGATGCAGTTTGTTGACATCATCAGCAACGCCTACCAATGGCAACGCGACTTGTACACGGATGCTGTGGCTGCTTTTGTCAGCCGCTTCATGCAAGGCAAGCAGCACCTCAACCCACAATTTCAGGCCGCCGTCAATGCGTAA